A genomic region of Antennarius striatus isolate MH-2024 chromosome 4, ASM4005453v1, whole genome shotgun sequence contains the following coding sequences:
- the nap1l4a gene encoding nucleosome assembly protein 1-like 4a isoform X1, with protein MDAVKGKDQGMQNTGGQLDRPAHFQLMESMLPKVVKRRVNALKRLQVQCTNIEAKFYEEVHELERKYAAIYEPLLEKRRDIVTGTVEPTDQECEWHSDREEEEELAAEVKKKATIEEAKKEEAMPEEDPKGIPDFWITIFKNVDMLNDMLQEHDEPILKHLKDIQVKFSEPGQPMSFTLEFHFEPNGYFNNAVLTKVYKMRSEPEASEPFSFEGPEIIDCEGCQIDWHKGKDVTVKIIKKKQKHKGRGTVRTVTKQVPNDSFFNFFNPVKASPDEDMDEESEFTLATDFEIGHFFRERIVPRAVLYFTGDALLEDDSFDEEELEEGDEEEQDEDCEDDEDEGELDPKKEQPQPAECKQQ; from the exons ATGGATGCAGTTAAAG GTAAAGATCAAGGGATGCAAAATACAGGTGGGCAGTTGGACAGACCTGCCCATTTTCAGCTCATGGAAAG CATGCTTCCCAAAGTAGTGAAGAGGCGAGTGAATGCCTTAAAAAGGCTGCAGGTGCAGTGTACCAACATAGAGGCTAAATTCTATGAAGAAGTCCATGAGCTAGAGAGGAAGTATGCTGCCATCTATGAGCCATTGTTGGAGAAG AGACGAGACATTGTCACAGGAACGGTGGAACCCACAGACCAAGAGTGTGAGTGGCAcagtgacagagaggaagaggaggagctagCC GCTGAGGTAAAGAAAAAAGCTACAATTGAAGAGGCCAAGAAAGAGGAAGCCATGCCAGAGGAAGATCCAAAAGGCATCCCTGACTTCTGGATCACTATATTCAAGAATGTGGACATGCTCAATGACATGCTACAG GAACATGACGAGCCTATTCTGAAACATCTGAAGGATATTCAGGTGAAGTTTTCGGAGCCTGGACAGCCAATG AGTTTCACATTAGAATTCCACTTTGAGCCTAATGGCTACTTCAATAATGCAGTCCTCACTAAAGTCTACAAGATGAGGTCTGAGCCAGAAGCTTCAGAACCTTTCTCATTTGAAGGGCCAGAGATAATTGACTGTGAAGG TTGCCAGATAGACTGGCATAAAGGGAAAGACGTTACAGTGAAAATCataaagaagaagcagaagcatAAAGGCCGTGGCACTGTCCGCACTGTAACCAAACAAGTCCCCAATGATTCCTTCTTCAACTTCTTTAATCCTGTCAAAG CTTCACCAGATGAAGACATG gatGAAGAGTCTGAGTTCACCCTTGCTACAGATTTCGAGATTGGTCATTTCTTCCGTGAAAGAATAGTTCCGAGAGCAGTACTATATTTCACTGGAGACGCCTTGCTAGAAGATGACAGT tttgatgaagaggagctagaagagggagatgaagaa GAACAAGATGAGGAttgtgaagatgatgaggatgagggagaGCTTGACCCCAAG AAAGAACAACCCCAGCCTGCTGAATGCAAACAGCAGTAA
- the nap1l4a gene encoding nucleosome assembly protein 1-like 4a isoform X2, with product MDAVKGKDQGMQNTGGQLDRPAHFQLMESMLPKVVKRRVNALKRLQVQCTNIEAKFYEEVHELERKYAAIYEPLLEKRRDIVTGTVEPTDQECEWHSDREEEEELAAEVKKKATIEEAKKEEAMPEEDPKGIPDFWITIFKNVDMLNDMLQEHDEPILKHLKDIQVKFSEPGQPMSFTLEFHFEPNGYFNNAVLTKVYKMRSEPEASEPFSFEGPEIIDCEGCQIDWHKGKDVTVKIIKKKQKHKGRGTVRTVTKQVPNDSFFNFFNPVKASPDEDMDEESEFTLATDFEIGHFFRERIVPRAVLYFTGDALLEDDSFDEEELEEGDEEEQDEDCEDDEDEGELDPKA from the exons ATGGATGCAGTTAAAG GTAAAGATCAAGGGATGCAAAATACAGGTGGGCAGTTGGACAGACCTGCCCATTTTCAGCTCATGGAAAG CATGCTTCCCAAAGTAGTGAAGAGGCGAGTGAATGCCTTAAAAAGGCTGCAGGTGCAGTGTACCAACATAGAGGCTAAATTCTATGAAGAAGTCCATGAGCTAGAGAGGAAGTATGCTGCCATCTATGAGCCATTGTTGGAGAAG AGACGAGACATTGTCACAGGAACGGTGGAACCCACAGACCAAGAGTGTGAGTGGCAcagtgacagagaggaagaggaggagctagCC GCTGAGGTAAAGAAAAAAGCTACAATTGAAGAGGCCAAGAAAGAGGAAGCCATGCCAGAGGAAGATCCAAAAGGCATCCCTGACTTCTGGATCACTATATTCAAGAATGTGGACATGCTCAATGACATGCTACAG GAACATGACGAGCCTATTCTGAAACATCTGAAGGATATTCAGGTGAAGTTTTCGGAGCCTGGACAGCCAATG AGTTTCACATTAGAATTCCACTTTGAGCCTAATGGCTACTTCAATAATGCAGTCCTCACTAAAGTCTACAAGATGAGGTCTGAGCCAGAAGCTTCAGAACCTTTCTCATTTGAAGGGCCAGAGATAATTGACTGTGAAGG TTGCCAGATAGACTGGCATAAAGGGAAAGACGTTACAGTGAAAATCataaagaagaagcagaagcatAAAGGCCGTGGCACTGTCCGCACTGTAACCAAACAAGTCCCCAATGATTCCTTCTTCAACTTCTTTAATCCTGTCAAAG CTTCACCAGATGAAGACATG gatGAAGAGTCTGAGTTCACCCTTGCTACAGATTTCGAGATTGGTCATTTCTTCCGTGAAAGAATAGTTCCGAGAGCAGTACTATATTTCACTGGAGACGCCTTGCTAGAAGATGACAGT tttgatgaagaggagctagaagagggagatgaagaa GAACAAGATGAGGAttgtgaagatgatgaggatgagggagaGCTTGACCCCAAG GCATAA